In Candidatus Nomurabacteria bacterium, the following proteins share a genomic window:
- a CDS encoding glycosyltransferase family 4 protein, translating into MRVLTFGWEFPPSYSGGLGAACHGLTRELVDGGTEVIFILPRQQEVIGPARFLFADGKRRSMKVREVSSFLKPYHGASSEISYVVGYDEGGKPIVKSSTIIDEVHKFAHEASLIAREEEFDIIHAHDWTAFLAGVAAKKVSGKPLIIHVHATSFDQAASDNIDPRVYKVEHEGFAAADKIVAVSEFTKNIIVNKHAIDPAKIEVVHNGCDVHEPEQHPLALADLKTQGKKIVMYHGRITIQKGVDYFVRAARRVVDVDPNVVFVISGSGDMTNKIIELVGQLSLSNNVIFAGALWDKERDRMYQTADLLVMPSVSEPFGLVPLEALQHRTPSLISKQSGVSEVLNHVLKVDFWDVEEMADKILSTLRYPAMQRQMVEEGKLELNKISWSKSAQKVQQLYKRMLKLS; encoded by the coding sequence ATGCGTGTTCTTACTTTTGGTTGGGAATTTCCACCGTCATATAGCGGCGGTCTTGGTGCTGCCTGTCATGGTCTTACGCGTGAGTTGGTGGATGGTGGGACAGAGGTGATATTTATATTGCCAAGACAACAAGAGGTAATAGGCCCCGCTCGTTTTTTGTTTGCTGATGGAAAGCGACGAAGTATGAAAGTCAGAGAAGTCTCTTCATTTTTAAAGCCGTACCATGGGGCTTCGAGTGAGATTTCGTATGTAGTTGGATATGATGAAGGTGGTAAGCCAATAGTCAAATCAAGCACGATAATAGACGAGGTACATAAATTTGCTCACGAAGCGTCTTTGATCGCCAGAGAGGAAGAATTCGACATTATCCACGCGCATGACTGGACCGCTTTTTTGGCCGGGGTAGCGGCCAAAAAGGTTAGTGGGAAACCACTAATTATTCATGTTCACGCCACTTCGTTTGACCAAGCGGCTAGTGATAACATCGATCCAAGAGTATACAAAGTGGAACACGAAGGTTTTGCTGCTGCTGACAAAATCGTAGCGGTTAGTGAGTTTACAAAAAATATTATTGTTAATAAGCATGCTATAGATCCGGCTAAAATTGAGGTGGTACACAATGGTTGTGATGTCCATGAACCAGAACAACATCCGCTTGCTTTAGCCGATCTTAAAACTCAGGGTAAGAAGATAGTTATGTATCATGGTCGTATTACTATCCAGAAAGGGGTTGATTATTTTGTGCGAGCGGCCAGGCGAGTAGTTGATGTCGATCCTAATGTAGTGTTTGTGATTTCTGGTTCTGGTGATATGACCAACAAAATAATTGAGCTAGTGGGGCAACTATCCCTATCAAATAATGTGATTTTTGCCGGAGCTCTGTGGGACAAGGAGCGTGATCGGATGTATCAAACAGCTGATTTACTGGTGATGCCATCGGTGTCTGAACCTTTTGGACTGGTGCCACTTGAGGCTCTGCAGCACCGAACTCCTTCTCTTATCAGTAAGCAATCAGGGGTAAGTGAAGTACTGAACCACGTACTCAAGGTCGACTTTTGGGATGTTGAAGAAATGGCCGATAAGATCTTATCAACTCTTCGCTATCCGGCGATGCAGCGACAGATGGTTGAGGAAGGTAAGCTCGAGTTGAATAAAATATCTTGGTCCAAATCTGCTCAAAAAGTGCAGCAACTTTATAAAAGGATGTTAAAATTAAGCTAA
- a CDS encoding HD domain-containing protein, with product MFSPESEPTAEKIEDLEIDSEELASQAVAKSGNFYTIKNALEEENLLHGQIERVKSEYKEDLDRLEFLSNSDLEMFTIVELYDKNLAFHCIETFELAKSKAERTLAFDIVLIDVFASENVTPEQFYRACFLHDVGKVYVPNFILNNKVKVDEIAEKLDQNLNQSDTDTLANIARKTDSDITGKSPEEIKQLLEEHHLRPAHVLPVKYLLSADEITITENHYHLDINQSIMDIIETHEGHSADILHQAGYEIEADLAGAHHNYHGRGSNHKKTLEALHLAVYSVDTVELLRMADITRALGDNRSYKSSLSKPKIWKVILEETKAGNISPIMAYIWLDDEVKIFEQDQANIENLSVEDQENIEVVKAELERILSNLTPGDEFQFPIAA from the coding sequence ATGTTTAGTCCCGAATCAGAACCGACAGCCGAAAAAATAGAAGATCTAGAAATTGACTCCGAGGAACTCGCTTCTCAGGCCGTTGCTAAAAGTGGCAATTTTTACACGATTAAAAATGCCTTGGAAGAAGAAAATCTTTTGCATGGTCAGATAGAGAGAGTTAAAAGTGAGTATAAGGAAGATTTAGACAGACTCGAATTCCTTTCTAACAGCGACTTAGAAATGTTTACTATCGTCGAACTATACGACAAAAACTTAGCTTTTCATTGCATCGAAACCTTTGAGTTAGCCAAAAGCAAAGCCGAACGAACCTTGGCCTTTGATATAGTATTGATTGATGTTTTCGCCAGTGAAAATGTCACACCCGAACAATTTTACCGCGCCTGCTTCCTTCATGATGTCGGGAAAGTCTATGTGCCCAACTTTATTTTAAACAACAAAGTTAAAGTTGATGAGATTGCTGAAAAACTGGATCAAAACCTGAATCAAAGTGACACTGACACTTTGGCCAACATCGCCCGCAAGACCGATTCTGACATCACTGGTAAAAGTCCGGAAGAAATCAAACAATTACTTGAAGAGCACCACCTAAGACCAGCCCACGTCTTACCGGTCAAATATCTACTTAGCGCTGACGAAATAACTATTACCGAAAACCACTATCATCTCGACATCAACCAGTCAATAATGGACATAATTGAAACCCATGAGGGTCACTCGGCCGACATTTTACACCAAGCTGGTTATGAAATAGAAGCTGATTTGGCTGGTGCTCACCACAACTACCACGGTCGTGGCTCGAACCACAAAAAAACCTTAGAGGCTTTACATCTAGCAGTATATTCTGTTGACACGGTAGAATTACTACGGATGGCAGACATCACCCGCGCCCTCGGTGATAATCGTTCCTACAAATCCAGTTTATCAAAACCAAAGATATGGAAAGTGATACTAGAAGAAACAAAAGCCGGTAATATTAGCCCAATCATGGCTTATATTTGGTTGGACGATGAAGTAAAAATCTTTGAACAGGACCAGGCAAATATAGAAAATCTTAGCGTAGAAGACCAAGAAAATATAGAGGTTGTTAAAGCCGAACTAGAAAGAATCCTCTCAAACCTAACCCCAGGAGATGAGTTTCAGTTCCCGATAGCAGCCTGA
- a CDS encoding IS30 family transposase: MSHKQIGPEDWPVISRMLKAGYSGVEIAHIINKDPSAVNRHIKAYGGRDRYDAREVRRKKKQARIIAMEGTRILKGVLLREVKRLLKQHYSPEQIVGVRDDISASTIYRYINERAPHLKQFLRSQKGKYRRKRGTKIREKVRERAKKRRIDERPPIIERRSRLGDWEGDTMLGRDKRVRIVTFVDRRSGYLIAYLLPKLNATLLTKLAVEKFRRIPKNKRKTATFDNGTEFSDWERFEKQTSMTVYFAYPYHSWERGTNENTNGLLRQYFPKDLDFNTITPQELSEAVRRINHRPRKRHNFKSPHQIFWK, from the coding sequence ATGTCACACAAACAAATAGGACCGGAAGACTGGCCGGTTATTTCACGTATGCTCAAAGCGGGATACTCAGGAGTGGAGATTGCGCACATTATCAACAAAGATCCAAGTGCGGTTAATAGACATATTAAAGCGTATGGTGGTCGGGATAGATACGATGCTCGCGAGGTTCGCAGAAAGAAAAAACAGGCACGTATCATTGCTATGGAAGGTACTAGAATACTCAAAGGAGTATTATTACGAGAAGTGAAACGATTATTAAAACAACACTACTCACCGGAACAGATAGTCGGAGTACGTGATGACATCTCTGCGAGCACTATCTACCGATACATTAACGAACGAGCTCCACACCTTAAACAATTTCTTCGTTCTCAGAAAGGCAAGTATCGGCGCAAACGAGGCACCAAAATACGTGAAAAAGTTCGTGAAAGAGCCAAGAAACGTCGTATTGATGAACGACCGCCCATTATTGAACGTCGCTCCCGTTTGGGAGATTGGGAGGGAGATACTATGCTGGGAAGAGACAAACGAGTACGTATTGTCACCTTCGTTGATCGCAGAAGCGGGTATCTAATTGCGTATCTTCTGCCAAAATTAAATGCTACTTTACTCACTAAACTGGCGGTGGAAAAATTCAGGCGTATACCCAAAAACAAACGAAAGACCGCTACCTTTGATAACGGTACCGAGTTCAGTGACTGGGAACGGTTTGAGAAACAAACGAGTATGACTGTGTACTTTGCTTATCCATACCACTCTTGGGAGCGTGGTACCAATGAAAATACTAACGGGCTACTTCGACAATATTTTCCGAAAGACTTGGATTTCAACACCATTACTCCACAAGAACTTTCTGAAGCGGTTCGTCGTATAAATCATCGTCCTAGAAAGAGACATAATTTCAAGTCTCCACATCAGATATTTTGGAAGTGA
- the rpmG gene encoding 50S ribosomal protein L33, with product MSQDLLVKLVSAGDKNGVGKGHVYYTRYNNKVKKDPSKKYETKKFNPIAKTHTVYKQKK from the coding sequence ATGTCACAAGATTTATTGGTAAAGCTGGTTTCAGCTGGCGACAAAAATGGTGTTGGAAAAGGTCATGTCTACTACACTCGCTACAACAACAAGGTCAAAAAAGACCCGAGCAAGAAGTACGAGACCAAAAAATTCAACCCAATCGCTAAGACTCACACTGTCTACAAGCAAAAGAAATAG
- a CDS encoding fructose-bisphosphate aldolase class I translates to MKKNTKLYETVAALMASGKGILAADESNKTAGKRLEMVHLANEPENRQDFRELLFTAPEIEKYLSGVIMYDSSIKNSTDDGTPFPDVLTAKGIVPGIKVDLGTVDLHGFKGEVVTQGLDNLADRLKEYYDLGARFAKWRAVITIDDEETPTDAAITMNAVFLARYAQLAQAAGIVPMVEPEVIYAGDHSLSRAELVTTRTLQILFQTLQTYRVDLGGLILKSSMVLAGDMNAEQSTPEQVANATLRTFHLSVPHEVGGIVFLSGGQTPKRATENLNAIAGLGEQPWPITFSYSRAIEEPFLQTWGGKPENAEEAQKMLLHVCRMNSLASQGKYDSAKDKKLK, encoded by the coding sequence ATGAAAAAGAACACCAAGTTATATGAAACGGTAGCGGCTCTTATGGCGTCGGGTAAGGGAATATTAGCGGCAGACGAAAGTAACAAAACGGCCGGTAAACGCTTGGAGATGGTACATTTGGCCAACGAGCCGGAAAACCGGCAAGATTTTCGAGAACTTCTTTTTACCGCTCCTGAGATAGAAAAATATCTCTCTGGTGTCATTATGTATGACTCTTCTATCAAGAACTCTACTGACGATGGCACTCCGTTTCCTGATGTGTTGACGGCTAAAGGAATAGTTCCGGGGATTAAGGTGGACTTAGGTACTGTTGATTTGCATGGTTTTAAGGGTGAGGTGGTGACCCAGGGTCTTGATAATCTAGCTGATAGGCTAAAAGAATATTATGACCTCGGCGCTCGTTTTGCCAAGTGGCGAGCTGTTATAACGATTGATGACGAGGAGACACCGACCGACGCAGCCATTACCATGAACGCTGTCTTTTTAGCGCGCTACGCGCAGTTGGCGCAAGCGGCTGGAATTGTTCCAATGGTTGAACCTGAAGTTATCTATGCTGGCGATCATTCATTGTCTAGGGCTGAACTGGTTACGACTCGCACTCTGCAGATACTCTTCCAGACACTACAAACTTACCGAGTGGATTTGGGTGGCTTGATATTGAAGTCATCAATGGTCTTAGCTGGTGATATGAATGCCGAGCAATCTACGCCAGAGCAGGTGGCCAACGCTACGCTGAGAACCTTTCATCTGTCCGTACCACACGAGGTGGGTGGGATTGTCTTTTTGTCTGGCGGTCAAACACCAAAGCGAGCAACCGAAAATCTAAATGCTATTGCCGGTCTTGGTGAACAGCCGTGGCCAATTACTTTCTCGTACTCAAGAGCGATTGAAGAACCATTTTTGCAGACTTGGGGTGGTAAGCCAGAAAATGCCGAGGAAGCGCAGAAGATGCTGCTACATGTTTGTCGTATGAATAGTCTGGCTAGTCAGGGTAAGTATGATTCGGCTAAGGATAAAAAGCTAAAATAA
- a CDS encoding peptide chain release factor N(5)-glutamine methyltransferase yields the protein MLSQEEEWLLREGFGGKKSAAFFAARTKLATGTPLAYLIGYTPFLNTKIYLDSSPLIPRPETEFWTEKAIAEIKAWQKNTDRPVKILDLCAGSGCIGVAVAKNIQNLTVDFIELDNHQTLITKNCKENDIGSSRFRIFSGNLFSPLTDESYDFILTNPPYIDKTLDRVETSVKSHEPELALYGGEAGLEIISKIIEHAPDFLNQNGELWIEHEPEQVANINELASSKFTVINHQDQYKTERFSQLVLK from the coding sequence ATGCTTAGTCAAGAGGAAGAGTGGTTGCTTAGGGAGGGGTTCGGCGGCAAAAAAAGCGCAGCTTTTTTCGCCGCCCGCACTAAACTCGCCACCGGCACTCCCCTAGCCTATTTAATCGGCTACACTCCTTTTCTAAATACAAAAATTTACCTAGATTCAAGTCCTCTAATCCCTCGCCCCGAAACTGAATTTTGGACAGAAAAAGCCATTGCTGAAATAAAGGCTTGGCAAAAAAATACCGACCGACCAGTTAAGATACTAGACCTTTGTGCCGGTAGTGGTTGTATTGGAGTAGCGGTAGCAAAAAATATCCAAAACTTAACTGTAGACTTTATCGAACTCGACAATCACCAAACACTTATCACAAAAAACTGCAAAGAAAATGATATTGGCTCCAGTCGCTTTAGGATTTTTTCTGGTAACTTATTTTCACCACTGACAGACGAAAGTTATGACTTTATTCTTACCAACCCACCCTATATTGATAAGACTCTCGACCGCGTTGAAACTTCGGTAAAAAGCCACGAACCAGAACTAGCCCTCTATGGTGGCGAAGCTGGCTTGGAAATAATTAGTAAGATCATTGAACACGCTCCTGACTTTTTAAACCAAAATGGCGAGCTTTGGATTGAACACGAACCAGAACAAGTTGCCAACATCAACGAGTTAGCCTCTAGTAAATTTACCGTTATTAACCACCAAGACCAGTATAAAACCGAACGTTTCTCTCAATTAGTGCTAAAATAA
- a CDS encoding PH domain-containing protein, whose protein sequence is MLYEKIQLEPNEEVLKVVRKHWFIIVSELFGTFLMLLAPFFMIFFIMILPFEFIPDTIHLESHLPLIIYIVSIWSLMALMTGFMIWTHYYLDLWIITDRRIIVIDQVRFFDRQVSSFRLERLQDIRYSIDGLIATFLKFGTIRAQTAGMGENSFKTTGLPDPRELQSIIQKATDARLGIINEHHHTH, encoded by the coding sequence ATGTTATACGAAAAAATCCAACTGGAACCGAATGAAGAAGTACTGAAAGTTGTCCGTAAACATTGGTTTATTATTGTCTCTGAATTATTTGGAACCTTCTTGATGCTACTCGCACCCTTCTTCATGATTTTCTTTATCATGATTTTGCCGTTTGAATTTATTCCAGACACCATTCACCTAGAGTCCCATTTACCACTAATTATTTATATAGTGTCTATTTGGTCATTAATGGCTCTGATGACCGGATTTATGATTTGGACCCATTATTACCTAGATCTTTGGATTATTACCGACCGGAGGATTATCGTAATTGATCAAGTCCGTTTTTTTGACCGCCAAGTGAGCAGCTTTCGCTTAGAACGTTTGCAGGACATAAGGTATTCTATTGACGGCCTAATCGCCACCTTCCTAAAGTTCGGCACCATCAGAGCCCAAACCGCCGGTATGGGTGAAAACAGTTTCAAAACCACAGGCTTACCCGATCCGCGCGAACTGCAATCAATCATCCAAAAAGCCACTGATGCCAGACTGGGTATCATCAACGAACATCACCATACACACTAA
- the hisS gene encoding histidine--tRNA ligase: MSNKLPTGAYKGVRDFYPADMAIQRYIFKSWSKTAENFGFERYDASILEPADLYKSKGSANEEIVNEQTYTFIDRGDREVTLRPEVTPTAARMVSGKQRELKFPLRWYSIPNLFRYERPQRGRLREHWQLNCDIFGSDDYLADVEIIALAYQVLIDFGATPDMFEIRINDRALMKRTYHALGLDDETIDKITRLNDRRRKIDTDTYRDELTTITGDELLAEEIIIILDKSDEQSDVMIGLQELGINNVVFDKSLARGFDYYTGTIFEIFDTASTNNRSLIGGGRYDNLTNLFSNEPIAGVGFGMGDVTMRDFLETHNLLPDSAKNTAPSLMIIPLENSFNLEAQKIASIFRKRDVKTAVDIGTKKIGKKISDAAERGVLYTMIIGPDEINSNTFCLKSLADGLEKTGTIDELSMGLITNCQ; encoded by the coding sequence ATGAGCAACAAACTTCCAACTGGTGCCTACAAAGGTGTGCGTGATTTTTACCCGGCCGACATGGCAATACAACGCTACATATTTAAAAGCTGGAGTAAAACTGCCGAAAACTTTGGCTTTGAACGCTATGACGCCTCCATTCTCGAACCAGCCGATCTATATAAAAGCAAAGGGTCAGCCAACGAAGAGATTGTAAACGAACAAACCTACACCTTTATCGACCGCGGTGACCGAGAGGTTACTTTGCGTCCCGAGGTGACCCCAACCGCCGCCCGGATGGTATCTGGAAAACAAAGAGAGTTGAAATTCCCTCTGCGTTGGTACTCGATTCCCAACCTCTTCCGCTATGAAAGACCACAGCGCGGACGACTCCGCGAGCACTGGCAACTTAACTGCGACATCTTCGGTAGCGACGACTATCTGGCTGATGTTGAGATTATTGCCCTAGCCTATCAAGTTCTAATTGATTTTGGAGCTACGCCGGACATGTTCGAAATCAGGATCAATGATAGAGCTCTAATGAAGCGCACCTACCACGCTCTTGGTTTAGATGATGAGACAATTGACAAAATCACCAGACTAAATGACCGACGCAGGAAAATAGACACCGATACTTACCGTGACGAACTCACCACCATTACTGGTGACGAGTTACTCGCAGAAGAAATTATTATCATTCTGGACAAATCTGACGAACAGTCCGACGTAATGATCGGCCTTCAAGAACTAGGAATCAATAACGTCGTCTTCGACAAAAGCCTGGCTCGTGGTTTCGACTATTATACAGGGACAATCTTTGAAATCTTTGATACCGCCAGCACCAACAACCGTTCCTTGATTGGTGGTGGCCGTTACGATAACCTGACCAACTTATTCAGCAACGAACCGATAGCCGGAGTTGGTTTTGGTATGGGTGATGTAACTATGCGTGACTTTCTGGAGACTCACAACCTTTTACCAGACTCTGCTAAAAACACCGCTCCGTCTCTAATGATAATTCCACTGGAAAATTCTTTTAACCTAGAAGCACAAAAAATCGCCAGTATTTTCCGTAAGCGTGACGTAAAAACAGCTGTCGATATCGGCACCAAAAAAATCGGTAAGAAAATCTCTGACGCCGCTGAACGTGGTGTTCTGTACACAATGATTATCGGACCGGACGAAATAAATAGCAATACTTTTTGCTTAAAAAGCCTAGCCGACGGCCTTGAAAAAACTGGTACTATAGATGAATTATCAATGGGACTAATAACTAATTGCCAATAA
- a CDS encoding ribonuclease H-like domain-containing protein — MMRYIIFDLETQDAISSNDPTTMDISVGTFYDSLEDKYTTVSIDELQTVWPILEKADALVGYNSNHFDIPLLNKYYPGDLTHIKSIDLLEEIKNSLGRRLRLDSVAEATVGAKKSAHGLQAVRWWREGKIDEIKKYCEQDVRVTKKIFDYALKHGHLKFKDGSRKREIPLDTSTWIIKEEAAMTHSLLF, encoded by the coding sequence ATGATGCGCTATATAATATTCGATTTAGAGACCCAAGATGCTATTAGTAGCAATGACCCAACAACGATGGATATATCGGTAGGTACTTTTTATGATAGTCTCGAAGATAAATACACCACTGTTTCCATAGACGAGCTCCAAACCGTTTGGCCGATTTTAGAAAAAGCCGACGCTTTAGTCGGCTATAACAGCAATCACTTTGACATCCCTCTTTTGAACAAATACTATCCGGGCGATCTAACTCACATCAAAAGCATTGATCTCCTAGAAGAAATTAAGAACTCACTCGGTCGAAGGCTCCGTCTTGATAGTGTGGCCGAAGCCACGGTGGGCGCCAAAAAATCAGCCCATGGTCTCCAAGCCGTTCGCTGGTGGCGTGAAGGTAAGATTGACGAAATCAAAAAATACTGCGAGCAAGATGTAAGAGTGACCAAAAAGATTTTTGATTATGCTCTCAAACACGGTCACTTAAAATTCAAAGACGGCTCCCGCAAGCGCGAAATCCCTCTCGACACCAGTACCTGGATTATAAAAGAAGAAGCGGCGATGACACATTCGTTACTTTTTTAG
- the uppP gene encoding undecaprenyl-diphosphatase UppP: MDVLSAIILGLVQGIMEFLPVSSSGHLILVREALSVDDVNQLAMDGILHLSTTLAIMVYFWGDIWVLIQTFMRKLGKLPVNEKDLTLLYALLVGTIPAVLLGLLLEPLFDKYLNHALVVVSVLFVSAIFFMYAEWRYYLNPPQDTITVRRGWQVGLFQALALLPGFSRSGATLAGGMLLGLTRYEAARFSFLLAIPITLGFGTKKLLDLLVIEGEVNWLPIMLGASISFVTALIVIHFFLAFIRRYTLWPFIWYSIVLSLTIFYFTLFV; encoded by the coding sequence ATGGATGTTTTGTCTGCAATTATACTTGGCCTGGTTCAGGGCATAATGGAGTTTTTGCCCGTTTCTTCTAGTGGGCATTTGATATTGGTGAGGGAGGCTTTGTCGGTAGATGACGTCAATCAGTTAGCAATGGACGGAATCTTACACCTTTCTACTACTCTAGCCATAATGGTTTATTTTTGGGGTGATATCTGGGTGTTGATTCAGACTTTTATGAGAAAGTTGGGTAAGTTACCGGTAAATGAGAAGGATTTGACTCTACTTTATGCCTTATTAGTTGGTACTATTCCGGCGGTCTTGCTTGGTTTGCTGCTAGAGCCGCTTTTTGATAAGTATCTCAATCACGCACTGGTCGTGGTTAGTGTTCTATTTGTTTCGGCTATTTTCTTTATGTACGCAGAGTGGCGATATTATTTGAACCCACCGCAAGATACTATCACGGTTAGACGTGGATGGCAGGTTGGTTTATTCCAAGCCTTAGCCTTACTACCTGGTTTTTCACGATCCGGAGCGACTTTAGCGGGCGGGATGCTACTTGGACTGACGCGTTATGAAGCGGCACGATTTTCCTTTTTGTTGGCCATTCCTATCACTCTTGGTTTTGGTACTAAAAAACTTCTGGATTTGTTGGTTATCGAAGGGGAAGTAAACTGGTTGCCGATAATGTTGGGTGCTTCTATCAGTTTTGTAACCGCTCTTATCGTCATTCACTTTTTCTTAGCCTTCATTCGTCGCTATACTTTGTGGCCGTTTATTTGGTACAGCATTGTGTTGTCGTTGACTATCTTTTACTTCACGCTGTTTGTTTAG
- a CDS encoding thioredoxin domain-containing protein — translation MEPSFPPTKSNSSPAIPIAIIFGFGLIALAIYFSGIGGEPDKRPTLQDNPEAVGNGKIKPITDADYIRGNPNAPIMIVEYSDYDCPFCKEFHTTMKQIINEYGVSGKVAWVYRQFPLAELHPNAPRISEAALCVGEIGNETAGSDDAFWDFTDLIFNERNTNEFTNISRLPEYAELAGADKAAFDSCVKSGRHENTVKDSLRDGASAGAKGTPHTFVIVGNQQIAIEGAQSYAMIQGVVETLLNQLEGKEVTPEETGESDTTTP, via the coding sequence ATGGAACCATCTTTCCCACCCACCAAATCAAATTCTTCTCCAGCCATTCCCATTGCCATCATCTTCGGTTTTGGCCTGATTGCTTTAGCTATCTACTTTAGCGGTATTGGCGGCGAGCCCGACAAAAGACCCACCCTACAAGATAACCCCGAAGCCGTTGGTAACGGAAAGATAAAACCCATAACCGATGCTGACTACATACGAGGTAACCCTAATGCTCCGATTATGATCGTTGAATACTCAGATTATGATTGTCCTTTTTGTAAGGAATTTCACACCACCATGAAACAGATTATCAATGAGTACGGAGTCAGTGGTAAAGTGGCTTGGGTTTACCGACAATTTCCACTAGCCGAACTTCATCCCAACGCTCCAAGAATCTCCGAAGCTGCCTTGTGTGTTGGTGAAATCGGTAATGAAACAGCCGGTTCCGATGATGCTTTTTGGGATTTTACCGACCTAATCTTTAATGAACGCAATACCAATGAATTCACAAACATTAGCCGACTACCGGAATATGCAGAGTTGGCCGGTGCTGACAAAGCAGCTTTTGACTCTTGTGTGAAAAGCGGCCGGCATGAAAATACTGTCAAAGACAGTTTGCGTGACGGAGCTAGTGCTGGCGCCAAAGGAACACCGCACACTTTTGTCATTGTCGGTAACCAGCAAATAGCGATTGAAGGTGCTCAGTCCTACGCTATGATACAAGGTGTGGTAGAGACACTCCTCAACCAATTAGAAGGTAAAGAAGTTACTCCAGAAGAGACAGGGGAATCCGACACAACCACCCCTTAA